TTTGATATTTCACGTTTATTTTTGTTTTTTAAACGGTATTTTTACAATTGGGGAACGTTCCTAAATTCTATTCTTTTTCGCAAAAATAATACAAAGCAATATATTTTTCTCTTTTTAAGTATTTGCAATATATTTTGGGTTCTTTTAGAATAAAAAGATGTAAAAATATCTTTTTTTATTAAACACAGAGAAACAGAAAGAAATAGATTTTTTTTGTGGAAAAATAAGAAAGAAATATATAAAATGAGAAAATGTATTGCTTTGTATTATCATTGTGAAAATAAGATTTTTTTAGACGCAATTCTAAATATATCTTTAAAAGTTCTCACAAATGAGTGTATTATTATTTATTTTCATAAACTAAAACATAAAAATATGATATCCGTAAGAAATATTATTATTGGAGTAGTTATTTTTTTATTTCATAACTGCTCTGCACAGAAGAAAGATGAGTTTTTAGGCATTTCATCTCTCATTTTACCTAAAGGGTTCACAATATCCGTCTATGCCCAAAATGTAGTCAATGCAAGGTCTATGGTTATGGGAACTAACGGAATGCTTTTTGTAGGGTCGCGAGATGAAGGAAAAGTATACGGATTAAAAGACACAGATGGAGATTTTATAGTGGATACACAATATACTATAGCCACAGGTTTGAAAATGCCGAATGGTGTTGCTTTCAAAGACGGCTCTCTGTATGTTGCGGAAGTAAGTAAATTGTGGCGTTATGATGCAATAGAATCTCGTTTGTTAAAATCACAACCATTAGATCCAAAACTCATATATGATGATTATCCTACTGATAGGCATCATGGATGGAAATATATTGCTTTTGGACCTGATGGGAAATTATACATTCCCGTAGGGGCACCTTGTAATATTTGTGAAAGTAAAAATGAGATATACGCCACTATTACGAGAATGAATGCCGATGCTACGGGGAGAGAAATTGTAGCGAGAGGGGTAAGAAATACTGTTGGTTTCACATGGCATCCAAAAACAAAAGAACTTTGGTTTACAGATAATGGAGGGGATAATTTAGGCGATGATATACCCAGCTGTGAGTTGAATAAAGTATCGTCTCTAAAAGAGCATTTTGGGTATCCATATTGTCATGAAGGAGAAATTGCTGACCCTGAATATGGAGGAAAGTTTCCTTGTAGTGACTTTACAACACCAATGCAGAAGTTAGGTGCGCATGTTGCTCCCCTTGGGCTTAAATTTTATACGGGAAAAATGTTTCCACAAGAATATTATGAAAGTATTTTTATTGCGGAGCATGGCTCTTGGAATAGATCTAAAAAAAGCGGCTATAGAATTACGAATGTAAAACTTCAAAATGGAAAAGCAATCTCTTATAAGCCCTTTATCTATGGATGGTTAGATGAATCAACACAAGAAGCGTGGGGAAGACCCGTTGATGTGCTTGTATTACCTGATGGTTCTATGCTCATATCGGATGATAAAGCAAATTGTATATACAGGGTCACCTATTCCCAATAACATATATTTACTTTCCTGTTTTTTACCCTTACCAAGTCATCTGCTAAAACAATGAAAACAATACAAAACATACTTATCTGTGCATTGCTTTTTTGTTTTGCAGATGCTTGTTTTTTTGAAGAGATTATATATGAAAATATCCAAAAAAACAATGTTTCTTTTTCCAATGATACCACAGATTTTGATACTGTTCTTGTTGGAAAAATAA
The Chitinophagaceae bacterium genome window above contains:
- a CDS encoding sorbosone dehydrogenase family protein, which produces MISVRNIIIGVVIFLFHNCSAQKKDEFLGISSLILPKGFTISVYAQNVVNARSMVMGTNGMLFVGSRDEGKVYGLKDTDGDFIVDTQYTIATGLKMPNGVAFKDGSLYVAEVSKLWRYDAIESRLLKSQPLDPKLIYDDYPTDRHHGWKYIAFGPDGKLYIPVGAPCNICESKNEIYATITRMNADATGREIVARGVRNTVGFTWHPKTKELWFTDNGGDNLGDDIPSCELNKVSSLKEHFGYPYCHEGEIADPEYGGKFPCSDFTTPMQKLGAHVAPLGLKFYTGKMFPQEYYESIFIAEHGSWNRSKKSGYRITNVKLQNGKAISYKPFIYGWLDESTQEAWGRPVDVLVLPDGSMLISDDKANCIYRVTYSQ